One window of Chryseobacterium sp. JJR-5R genomic DNA carries:
- a CDS encoding SulP family inorganic anion transporter: MKKTSLIGGIKENFPSGLVVFLVALPLCLGIALASGAPPLSGIIAGVVGGLIVGSVSNSNVSVSGPAAGLTAIVLTAITDLGAFNIFLCAGIIAGALQLILGFVKAGSISNYFPNNVIEGMLAAIGIIIILKQIPHALGFDKDYEGHESIFDNGFNFGYFTELSGAIHPGAIVVTLVSVAILIAWDRIYILRRMKMLPGALVAVVAGIIMNQMFRMTGSSLAIQPQHLVSLPVPQSLEDFKNLITLPDIHGFTNPKVWIAGATIAIVASIETLLCIEASDRLDQQRRITDTNLELKAQGIGNLISSFIGGLPMTSVVVRSSANANAGATSKISAIIHGVLLLICVLSIPVILNLIPLATLAAVLILVGYKLAKPATFRHFWHLGKFQFIPFAATVAAVVSTDLLKGVGIGLAISVFYILQGNMKRAYYLSREKLNHAGGIVIKLAEEVSFLNKAAIKKTLKNIKPNSTVTIDARGTSYIATDVLEMIQDFANIRAKEEDIKVELLGFKTSYRDYETNEDSHIIVTHTKAM; the protein is encoded by the coding sequence ATGAAAAAAACATCATTAATCGGAGGAATTAAGGAGAATTTCCCTTCGGGGCTCGTTGTATTCCTGGTGGCACTCCCACTTTGCCTGGGTATTGCCCTGGCATCCGGGGCACCGCCTCTATCCGGCATTATTGCAGGGGTGGTAGGAGGTCTCATTGTAGGTTCGGTCAGCAACTCGAATGTATCGGTTTCGGGGCCTGCAGCGGGCCTGACGGCGATTGTTCTGACTGCCATTACAGATCTGGGTGCATTTAACATATTCCTATGCGCCGGAATCATAGCGGGAGCCCTGCAGCTGATCTTGGGTTTTGTGAAGGCCGGAAGCATATCCAACTATTTTCCCAATAATGTTATTGAAGGCATGCTTGCGGCAATCGGGATTATTATTATTTTAAAACAGATCCCTCATGCACTGGGGTTTGATAAAGATTATGAAGGCCACGAATCTATTTTTGACAACGGGTTCAACTTCGGGTATTTTACCGAATTATCCGGGGCTATCCATCCGGGCGCCATTGTGGTGACCCTGGTTTCCGTAGCCATTCTTATTGCATGGGACAGAATTTATATCCTGAGAAGGATGAAAATGCTTCCGGGAGCCTTGGTTGCCGTAGTAGCGGGTATTATTATGAACCAGATGTTCAGAATGACAGGAAGTTCGCTGGCTATACAGCCGCAACACCTTGTTTCCTTACCTGTACCGCAGTCTCTGGAGGATTTTAAAAATTTAATAACCCTGCCTGACATCCATGGATTTACCAATCCTAAAGTCTGGATTGCCGGAGCAACCATTGCCATTGTAGCCTCCATTGAAACCCTGCTCTGTATTGAAGCTTCCGACAGGCTGGACCAGCAGAGAAGAATAACGGATACCAATCTTGAGCTGAAAGCACAGGGAATAGGAAATCTTATCAGTTCTTTCATCGGCGGGCTTCCGATGACCTCGGTAGTGGTAAGAAGTTCTGCCAATGCCAACGCAGGGGCAACTTCAAAAATATCCGCAATCATCCACGGGGTTTTATTATTGATCTGCGTACTTTCAATTCCTGTGATCCTTAATCTGATCCCTTTGGCAACGCTGGCAGCGGTATTGATTTTAGTCGGCTACAAGCTGGCAAAACCTGCCACATTCAGGCATTTCTGGCATTTGGGCAAATTCCAGTTTATCCCATTTGCAGCAACCGTAGCAGCTGTAGTATCCACCGATTTGCTTAAAGGAGTTGGTATCGGCCTGGCTATCTCTGTTTTTTATATTCTTCAGGGAAATATGAAAAGAGCTTATTATTTAAGCCGCGAAAAGCTGAATCATGCAGGCGGGATCGTCATTAAGCTTGCAGAGGAAGTGTCTTTCCTGAACAAAGCGGCCATTAAGAAGACCTTGAAAAACATCAAACCCAACTCTACGGTAACCATTGATGCCCGGGGCACTTCCTATATTGCAACAGACGTCCTGGAAATGATCCAGGATTTCGCGAACATCAGGGCTAAAGAGGAAGATATCAAGGTAGAGCTTTTAGGCTTTAAAACATCGTACAGGGATTATGAAACCAATGAAGATTCACACATCATAGTTACCCATACAAAAGCCATGTAG